The segment GATGGCAGCTATGCCAAAGATGCCAAAGCCAATATGGAGAATGTTTGGGTGGGTGTTTTGAATACGGCTATCAAATTTGATACAGAAAAGAAACACAAAGAAGCCATAGACAACTATCGTTTGGCGATGGAAATGAAGCCAGAAGATACGCTTGCTTATCGCAACGCGACTTACTCGGCAGTGGATCTGAACGACTATCCGCAAGCAAAAACATACTACGACAAGTTGGTAACACTCAAGTACAAAAACTTGGGAATGTACAAATACATGGCCGACTTTGCGCAACAAAACAAAAAGTTTGATGATGCGCTTGCTATCTTGGCACAAGGCCGCAAAGACTTCCCTGACAACAAAAATTTGTTGATTGACGAGTTGAATATTTATTTGACGCAAAATCGTTCGGCAGAAGCGAAAGCCAAACTTGACGAAGCTATCAAACTTGACCCAAGCAATACTTCATTGTATTTGGTGAAAGGTGATATGCTTTCTAAGGAAGCCAGCACGAAAAAAGCTCCAGCCGAAGCCAAAGCCCTCAACGATGAAGCTCTTTCTTTGTACAACAAAGCTCTTGCCGTAGATTCTATGTCATTTGAAGGCAACTTCAACGTAGGAACATTCTACTACAATCAAGGCTCTGACCTATTCAACAAAGCCAATAAAATGGATTTGGCCACATACCAACGCAACGGCAAAAAGCTAGAAACAGAAGCCAAAGGCAAAATGGCACAAGCTGTTCCTTACTTCGAGAAAGCGCACAAAACACAGCCTAAAGATGTAGAAACACTCAAAGTTTTATCTAAACTTTATGGCTATCTCAAACGCGCCGACAAAATCGCGGAAGTAGATGAAAAGCTAAAAGCATTAGGCAAATAAAAACTAAAAGAGGGATAGAATACTGTTTCTATCCCTCTTTTTTTGCGCCATAAATGCCAAGCTATTTATGTTTTTTTAAAATATTTTCAAAACACAAAACACTTATTATAAAGTGTTTAGCTTTTTGACGAGATAAGAATATCAAAAAAATGCGTTACAAAATTTGCTTTTCCAAAAAATAGCATTGTACCTTTGTATCGCAAAAGTCAATGATGCGCTTCCGTAGCAGGCCACTTGATTTTATACAGAAGAAGGGAGAGAACAGGCTCTACGAACTTCTAGCAACCGCCCCAAAGGGAAAGGTGCTAACTCCTGCCTAAAAACATTTTAGGAACTATAAATTCATAGAAGGAAAAAATGGAAAGTTCAAACAACATTATCACAGCCATCAAAGATTTTACGCAAACGTCCAAAACGAATTCGGTTCGCTTCGGTACAACCCAAGTTATTTATTCAATGTCATTTCGTGGAATGCAACACTGTTGTTGTTGCTGTTGTTAACTCCAGCTATTAGGCTCGCAATTTCGTGTTTCTGATGGTTTTGGGCTGTTA is part of the Flexibacter flexilis DSM 6793 genome and harbors:
- a CDS encoding tetratricopeptide repeat protein; protein product: MKKAKLTLLAMSASFAAMAQQDPDLTDAILNHKNGLLDKARVSIEKAIVKDKVYTKPKGWYERGAIYIDIVNTQLPAFQGLAGDSGASVAYKSFKKAIELDKPDGSYAKDAKANMENVWVGVLNTAIKFDTEKKHKEAIDNYRLAMEMKPEDTLAYRNATYSAVDLNDYPQAKTYYDKLVTLKYKNLGMYKYMADFAQQNKKFDDALAILAQGRKDFPDNKNLLIDELNIYLTQNRSAEAKAKLDEAIKLDPSNTSLYLVKGDMLSKEASTKKAPAEAKALNDEALSLYNKALAVDSMSFEGNFNVGTFYYNQGSDLFNKANKMDLATYQRNGKKLETEAKGKMAQAVPYFEKAHKTQPKDVETLKVLSKLYGYLKRADKIAEVDEKLKALGK